The Oculatellaceae cyanobacterium genome contains a region encoding:
- a CDS encoding DNA cytosine methyltransferase, which yields MINPNKRPIGVDLFAGAGGMTLGFEQAGFDVLASVEIDPIHCATHKFNFPFWSVLCKDIAYIEGRDIRNISSIGNREIDVVFGGPPCQGFSLIGKRILDDPRNSLAFHFIRLIFELQPKYFVLENVRGMAVGHHKKFITEIFEEFQKIGYSTKSDYQILNAAEYGVPQNRERLFLIGCRQDMQLPTYPNKLTIPAKQRKFSSTNDLPLSPTVWDALKDLPSIESYIELLKRDWVLAEFGEPSEYGKKLRGLCAINNDYSYKRQYDSRILTSSLRTEHTLESIKRFESTLHGKAEPISRFHKLDPHGICNTLRAGTPSNRGAFTSPRPIHPFIPRCITVREAARLHSYPDWFRFHVTKWHGFRQIGNSVPPLLAKAVATEIIHALGITPIQPNNKQELGEEQLLKLNMSQACQKYSLDPNVIKPRIRKDRKQALHG from the coding sequence GTGATAAATCCCAATAAACGTCCTATTGGAGTCGATTTGTTTGCTGGCGCTGGGGGTATGACCTTGGGTTTTGAACAAGCAGGTTTTGATGTACTAGCTTCTGTAGAAATTGATCCAATACACTGTGCAACACACAAATTCAACTTTCCATTTTGGTCAGTATTGTGCAAAGATATTGCCTATATAGAAGGTAGAGATATTAGAAATATCTCATCTATCGGAAACAGAGAAATTGATGTTGTCTTTGGAGGGCCTCCTTGCCAAGGATTTTCTTTGATTGGAAAACGAATACTTGACGATCCAAGAAACTCCCTAGCATTTCATTTTATTCGGTTAATTTTTGAATTACAACCAAAATATTTTGTATTAGAAAATGTTAGAGGTATGGCTGTAGGACACCATAAAAAATTTATTACAGAAATTTTTGAGGAGTTTCAAAAAATTGGTTATTCCACTAAGTCAGATTACCAAATTCTTAATGCTGCGGAATATGGAGTACCACAAAACCGTGAGAGATTATTTTTAATTGGATGTCGTCAGGATATGCAACTACCAACTTATCCTAATAAACTTACAATACCTGCCAAACAGAGAAAATTTAGTTCTACAAACGATCTGCCATTAAGCCCTACAGTTTGGGATGCCCTAAAAGACTTACCCTCTATAGAAAGTTACATAGAATTACTTAAAAGAGATTGGGTACTTGCAGAGTTTGGCGAACCCAGTGAGTACGGTAAAAAATTGCGTGGTCTTTGTGCTATCAATAATGACTATTCCTATAAACGTCAGTATGATTCACGTATACTTACCTCAAGTTTAAGAACAGAGCATACTTTAGAATCAATCAAGAGATTTGAATCTACTCTACATGGTAAAGCAGAACCAATCAGCCGTTTTCATAAACTTGATCCTCATGGAATTTGTAATACGTTGAGAGCCGGAACTCCTAGTAATAGAGGAGCTTTCACGTCTCCTAGACCAATTCATCCTTTTATACCAAGATGTATTACTGTGCGTGAAGCTGCACGTTTACATTCCTATCCTGACTGGTTTAGATTTCATGTGACAAAATGGCATGGATTTAGGCAAATAGGAAATTCTGTTCCTCCTTTATTAGCTAAGGCGGTAGCAACAGAAATTATTCATGCTTTGGGGATAACTCCAATTCAGCCTAATAATAAACAGGAGTTAGGAGAAGAACAGTTACTAAAACTAAATATGTCCCAAGCCTGTCAAAAATATAGTCTAGATCCGAATGTTATTAAGCCAAGAATCAGAAAAGACAGAAAACAGGCGTTACATGGCTAA
- a CDS encoding zinc ABC transporter substrate-binding protein: protein MITQTQNRKTCCLLVVSLLLGLGLNACTQSDTNSNNSGKPSVVATSTIIADLTDEVAGNEIQLKGILQPGTDPHVYEPVPADSVALEKANLILYNGYNLEPGLIKLMNAAGLKSSKVAVGEVAKSLQLEKKGEKVPDPHVWGDVKNVILMVNAIRDALIKLSPEDQDKFTQNATKLISELQQLDTWIIQEINTIPPEKRKLVTTHDAFQYYARAYSIPVAGTLIGISTEEQPSAQTVQKLVESVKSVGVSAIFAETTINPALIKTVAQEAGVKLAPKQLYSDSIGASGSDGDSYIKMMVANTRSIVEALGGKYIPFSVKKEVKN from the coding sequence GTGATTACTCAAACACAAAACCGCAAAACTTGCTGCTTGCTAGTAGTTAGCTTACTCCTGGGACTAGGGTTGAATGCGTGTACCCAAAGTGATACCAACAGTAATAATTCAGGAAAACCGAGTGTTGTCGCAACCAGTACCATCATTGCTGACTTAACTGATGAGGTAGCAGGAAACGAAATTCAGCTAAAAGGCATCCTTCAACCAGGAACAGATCCCCACGTATATGAACCAGTACCAGCAGACTCTGTGGCACTAGAGAAAGCAAACTTAATTCTCTATAACGGCTACAACCTGGAGCCAGGACTAATTAAGCTGATGAATGCAGCAGGATTAAAGAGTTCAAAAGTAGCAGTGGGAGAGGTAGCAAAGTCCCTACAGTTAGAGAAAAAAGGGGAAAAAGTACCCGATCCTCATGTTTGGGGTGATGTTAAAAATGTAATTCTGATGGTTAACGCAATTCGTGATGCCTTAATTAAGTTATCACCGGAAGATCAAGATAAATTTACACAAAATGCGACGAAGCTAATAAGTGAATTACAGCAGTTAGATACTTGGATTATTCAAGAAATAAACACTATTCCTCCTGAAAAGCGCAAATTAGTAACAACACATGACGCTTTTCAATACTATGCTCGTGCGTATAGCATTCCTGTTGCTGGTACTTTAATTGGGATTAGTACCGAAGAACAACCCAGCGCCCAAACAGTCCAAAAATTAGTTGAATCTGTTAAATCTGTAGGTGTATCAGCTATTTTTGCAGAAACAACTATTAATCCAGCTTTAATTAAAACTGTAGCCCAAGAAGCAGGTGTAAAATTAGCCCCAAAGCAATTATATTCTGACTCAATTGGTGCTTCGGGTAGTGATGGTGACTCTTATATCAAGATGATGGTTGCTAATACTCGTAGTATTGTGGAAGCTTTAGGTGGAAAATATATACCATTTTCAGTAAAAAAAGAAGTAAAGAATTAA
- a CDS encoding metal ABC transporter ATP-binding protein, whose translation MNTATFSCDTHWTRMVCDLRNIPMTVANTINISNIGVQYRNVEALREISCEIQPGRLTGIIGPNGAGKSTLLKAMLGLIPATRGQVLYKDQPLEEQLDQVAYVPQRSQIDWSYPATVWDVVMMGRVRKTGWFRRFSSVSRRLAAESLERVGMGAYRDRPIGQLSGGQQQRVFLAKALVQQADIFCFDEPFSGIDQKTQAIIFNIFHELADSGKTVLVVNHDLGESITHFDDLILLNKELIAAGSRQQVLSQENLYQAYGGKVMFFSGEAA comes from the coding sequence ATGAACACCGCCACCTTCTCATGTGATACTCATTGGACGCGCATGGTATGCGATTTAAGAAATATCCCAATGACTGTCGCTAACACCATTAACATCAGCAATATAGGCGTACAATACCGCAATGTTGAGGCTTTGCGGGAGATTAGTTGTGAAATTCAGCCAGGGCGTTTGACTGGAATTATTGGCCCGAATGGTGCAGGTAAAAGCACTTTGCTCAAAGCAATGCTGGGGTTAATTCCTGCTACTCGTGGTCAAGTGTTATATAAAGATCAGCCATTAGAAGAACAGTTGGATCAGGTGGCATATGTACCACAGCGATCGCAAATTGATTGGAGTTATCCTGCTACCGTCTGGGACGTAGTAATGATGGGGCGGGTGAGAAAAACAGGTTGGTTTCGTCGCTTTTCAAGTGTTTCTCGACGGTTAGCAGCAGAATCGCTAGAACGAGTTGGTATGGGTGCTTACCGCGATCGCCCTATTGGACAACTTTCTGGCGGACAACAACAGCGTGTATTCTTAGCTAAAGCGTTAGTTCAACAGGCAGATATATTTTGCTTTGATGAGCCTTTTTCTGGTATTGACCAAAAAACACAAGCAATTATATTTAATATTTTCCACGAACTTGCTGATAGCGGTAAAACTGTTTTAGTGGTTAACCACGATTTAGGCGAATCTATTACGCATTTTGATGATTTAATTTTGCTAAATAAAGAATTAATTGCTGCTGGTTCTCGCCAACAAGTACTTAGTCAAGAAAACTTGTATCAAGCTTATGGTGGTAAAGTTATGTTCTTTTCTGGAGAGGCAGCTTAA
- a CDS encoding metal ABC transporter permease, whose amino-acid sequence MLEALIEPLQYGFMQRSLVIAILVGLLCAVVGSYLMVQRLALLGDAISHSVLPGLAVAFILGFNIFVGAFIAGVLSTMAIAWIRTRSPIKEDAAMGIVFSAFFALGITLITLIQKDNKIDLNHFLFGNILSVTVDEVRDTAIIAAVVLVVVVMLYKELLFYTFDPLGAEAAGLPVNLLNFGLMLLIALTIVASMKAVGVILVLSLLITPGATAYLLVKRLHQVMFLGAGIGIFSSITGMYLSYFFNLPSGPAIVLVVSGLFLLALFLSPSHGIFTHPQNEPKSLPLLRELKQLIR is encoded by the coding sequence ATGTTAGAAGCATTAATTGAACCGTTGCAGTATGGTTTCATGCAGCGATCGCTAGTCATTGCTATTTTAGTAGGTCTACTGTGCGCTGTAGTTGGTAGTTACTTAATGGTGCAACGGTTAGCTTTACTAGGAGATGCAATTAGCCACTCGGTTTTACCAGGGTTAGCTGTAGCCTTTATACTAGGGTTTAATATTTTTGTGGGAGCATTTATTGCTGGTGTTTTGAGTACAATGGCGATCGCTTGGATTAGAACGCGATCGCCTATCAAAGAAGATGCTGCAATGGGCATTGTCTTTTCTGCCTTCTTTGCCCTTGGCATCACCTTAATTACTCTTATTCAAAAAGATAACAAAATAGACCTCAACCACTTTTTATTCGGCAATATTCTCAGCGTTACCGTTGATGAAGTCCGCGACACTGCGATCATCGCCGCAGTTGTCCTGGTAGTAGTCGTAATGCTGTACAAAGAATTGCTATTTTACACCTTTGATCCATTAGGCGCTGAAGCTGCTGGCTTACCAGTAAATTTACTAAATTTTGGGCTGATGCTATTAATTGCCCTAACTATTGTTGCCAGTATGAAAGCTGTAGGAGTTATTTTAGTTTTATCTCTACTAATTACACCAGGAGCCACAGCATATTTATTAGTTAAACGGCTCCATCAAGTCATGTTTTTGGGTGCTGGCATTGGGATATTTTCTAGTATTACAGGTATGTATCTCAGCTATTTTTTCAACTTGCCATCTGGGCCAGCGATTGTATTAGTTGTTTCGGGTTTATTTTTATTAGCTCTTTTCTTGAGTCCTAGTCATGGCATCTTCACCCACCCTCAAAATGAGCCTAAATCGTTACCTTTATTACGGGAACTAAAACAATTAATTCGTTGA
- a CDS encoding DUF1232 domain-containing protein: MPMMQEWQQKIRQLKKEIFAIYFACKHPKVPWYTKILAVCVVGYAFSPIDLIPDIIPILGYLDDLILVPLGIMLLLRMIPADVLAECRQQAESTNNGKPKNWIAAAVIIFIWLLLGFSLFIYLANLIS, translated from the coding sequence ATGCCTATGATGCAGGAATGGCAACAAAAAATCAGACAGCTTAAAAAAGAAATATTTGCTATTTACTTTGCCTGTAAACACCCAAAGGTTCCTTGGTATACCAAGATTTTAGCAGTTTGTGTTGTCGGCTATGCTTTCAGTCCGATTGATTTAATACCAGATATAATTCCAATTTTAGGCTATTTAGATGACCTTATTTTAGTACCATTAGGAATAATGTTGCTACTAAGGATGATTCCCGCCGATGTTTTAGCAGAATGTCGTCAACAAGCTGAATCTACTAATAATGGTAAACCGAAAAACTGGATAGCTGCTGCTGTAATTATATTTATTTGGTTGTTATTAGGATTTTCATTGTTTATTTATCTAGCAAATCTAATTTCATAA
- the metK gene encoding methionine adenosyltransferase gives MPRKYFFTSESVTEGHPDKICDQISDTILDALLTQDPHSRVAAEVVVNTGLLLITGEVSSKAQVNLIDIARKKIADIGYTDADNGFSAHSCAVLVALDEQSPDIAQGVNSAQEIREESSDEKFDKVGAGDQGIMFGFACNETPELMPLPISLAHRIARRLAAVRKTGQLAYLRPDGKTQVTVSYEDGRPVSIDTILISTQHTATIGDITDGVAVQAKIKEDLWEAVVQPVFADIDVQPDEETRFLVNPTGKFVIGGPQGDSGLTGRKIIVDTYGGYSRHGGGAFSGKDPTKVDRSAAYACRYVAKNIVAAGLAEKCEVQLSYAIGVARPVSILVETFGTGKIDDELLLELVKENFELRPAGIIEAFNLRRLPGERNGRFYQDVAAYGHFGRTDLDLPWERTDKATLLKDLAHRTLSAAVGA, from the coding sequence TTGCCTCGTAAATATTTTTTTACATCCGAGTCTGTAACTGAAGGTCATCCGGACAAAATTTGCGATCAAATTTCCGATACTATTTTAGACGCTCTACTCACCCAAGATCCTCACAGTCGTGTTGCTGCTGAAGTTGTAGTCAACACTGGGTTGTTGTTAATCACTGGTGAAGTTAGCTCAAAAGCACAAGTTAATTTGATTGATATAGCTCGCAAGAAAATTGCTGATATTGGCTACACCGATGCTGATAACGGCTTTTCTGCTCATAGTTGTGCGGTTTTAGTTGCCCTAGACGAACAATCTCCTGATATTGCCCAAGGCGTAAATAGCGCCCAAGAAATTCGGGAAGAGTCTAGCGACGAGAAATTTGACAAAGTTGGTGCAGGCGACCAAGGTATTATGTTTGGTTTTGCTTGCAATGAAACTCCTGAACTGATGCCTTTGCCAATTAGTTTGGCGCACCGAATCGCCCGTAGGTTAGCAGCAGTCAGAAAAACAGGTCAATTAGCTTATCTGCGTCCAGATGGTAAAACCCAAGTAACGGTGAGCTATGAAGATGGACGACCCGTTAGTATTGATACCATCCTAATTTCTACTCAACACACGGCAACGATTGGCGACATTACAGATGGCGTAGCAGTCCAAGCCAAAATCAAAGAAGACCTCTGGGAAGCAGTAGTTCAACCTGTTTTTGCAGACATTGATGTTCAGCCTGACGAAGAAACCCGCTTTTTAGTCAATCCAACGGGCAAATTTGTTATTGGTGGCCCTCAAGGTGATTCTGGGCTTACTGGTCGTAAAATCATTGTTGATACCTATGGCGGATATTCTCGTCATGGTGGCGGTGCTTTTTCTGGTAAAGATCCCACAAAGGTAGACCGTAGTGCGGCTTACGCTTGCCGTTATGTTGCTAAGAATATTGTGGCAGCAGGTTTAGCTGAAAAGTGCGAAGTTCAACTTAGCTATGCTATCGGTGTAGCTCGCCCAGTTAGTATCTTGGTAGAAACTTTCGGTACTGGCAAGATAGATGATGAGCTATTGCTTGAGCTAGTCAAAGAGAATTTTGAGTTGCGCCCAGCAGGAATTATTGAAGCGTTTAATTTGCGTCGTCTTCCAGGAGAACGCAATGGTCGTTTCTATCAAGATGTAGCTGCTTATGGTCATTTTGGACGCACAGATTTAGATTTGCCTTGGGAACGTACTGATAAGGCAACTTTGTTGAAAGATTTAGCTCATCGTACTTTGTCTGCTGCTGTAGGTGCATAA
- the ftsH gene encoding ATP-dependent zinc metalloprotease FtsH translates to MNNSSWNKASLGRNTLIGFSSQRPTKQMASAQKAPRTIWRLAVSWMILQGVFLGTPALAKPDQDALSYTQLLQKIEAGEVSKVEIDPTTQIAKVTLKQKPTETEQLRLFEQNPELIEKIRKNNVDFEVQTSTDNSVALGLAANLFFIFLVLAAVMMLFRRSSNASGQALNFGKSRARFQMEAKTGVLFDDVAGIEEAKEELQEVVTFLKQPERFTAVGAKIPKGVLLVGPPGTGKTLLAKAIAGEAGVPFFSISGSEFVEMFVGVGASRVRDLFKKAKENAPCLVFIDEIDAVGRQRGTGIGGGNDEREQTLNQLLTEMDGFEGNTGIIIIAATNRPDVLDAALLRPGRFDRQVMVDAPDLKGRLSILEVHARNKKVETEVSLEAIARRTPGFTGADLANLLNEAAILTARRRKDAITMLEIDDAIDRVVAGMERTPLVDSKNKRLIAYHEIGHAIIGTLLKHHDPVQKVTLIPRGQAQGLTWFTPAEEQGLISRGQLLARISGALGGRAAEQVIFGDAEVTTGAGADLEYISSLARQMVTRFGMSNLGPVSLENPNSEVFLGRELMSRSEYSEEISSRIDAQVRAIIDHCYTEALRLIRENRHLVDCLVDILLDKETIEGEEFRKIVTEYTQRVEKHLAV, encoded by the coding sequence ATGAATAATAGTTCCTGGAACAAAGCATCATTAGGGCGGAATACGCTAATAGGTTTTAGCTCACAGCGTCCAACAAAGCAAATGGCTTCGGCACAAAAAGCGCCCAGAACTATCTGGCGTTTGGCAGTCAGTTGGATGATTTTGCAGGGTGTTTTCCTGGGAACCCCAGCCCTTGCTAAACCAGATCAGGATGCTCTTAGCTATACTCAGTTGTTGCAAAAAATTGAGGCTGGGGAAGTTAGCAAAGTAGAAATCGACCCCACAACTCAAATTGCTAAGGTGACATTAAAACAAAAGCCTACTGAAACTGAACAGCTAAGGCTGTTTGAGCAAAATCCAGAACTGATTGAGAAAATTCGCAAAAATAATGTGGACTTTGAGGTACAAACGTCCACAGATAATAGTGTCGCTTTAGGGCTGGCAGCAAATTTATTTTTTATATTTTTAGTTCTAGCAGCCGTAATGATGCTTTTCCGGCGTTCTAGTAATGCTTCTGGTCAAGCACTTAACTTTGGTAAATCACGCGCCCGTTTTCAAATGGAAGCTAAAACAGGTGTGTTATTCGATGACGTAGCAGGCATCGAAGAAGCCAAAGAAGAACTCCAAGAAGTTGTTACTTTCCTTAAACAGCCAGAACGCTTTACCGCAGTAGGAGCAAAAATTCCTAAAGGTGTGCTGTTAGTAGGGCCTCCAGGTACAGGTAAAACATTACTAGCTAAAGCGATCGCCGGAGAAGCAGGTGTACCCTTCTTCAGCATCTCTGGCTCAGAATTTGTGGAAATGTTTGTAGGCGTGGGCGCTTCCCGTGTGCGAGATTTATTCAAAAAAGCCAAAGAAAACGCACCTTGCTTAGTATTCATTGATGAAATTGATGCTGTTGGACGGCAACGTGGTACTGGTATTGGTGGGGGTAATGATGAGCGTGAACAAACCCTCAACCAGTTACTTACAGAAATGGACGGGTTTGAAGGTAATACAGGGATTATTATCATTGCTGCTACAAACCGTCCCGATGTCTTAGACGCAGCATTGTTACGTCCAGGTAGATTTGATCGACAAGTAATGGTGGATGCACCTGATTTAAAAGGGCGTTTATCTATCCTTGAAGTCCATGCCCGTAATAAAAAAGTTGAGACAGAAGTTTCATTAGAAGCGATCGCCCGCCGCACTCCAGGCTTTACAGGGGCAGATCTCGCCAACCTCCTCAACGAAGCGGCTATTCTCACAGCTAGGCGGCGCAAAGATGCAATTACCATGTTAGAAATCGACGATGCGATTGATCGCGTAGTTGCTGGTATGGAACGTACCCCACTCGTCGATAGCAAAAATAAGCGTTTGATTGCTTATCATGAAATTGGTCATGCCATTATTGGTACTCTCCTTAAACATCACGATCCAGTCCAGAAAGTTACTTTGATTCCTCGTGGACAAGCACAAGGATTAACTTGGTTTACTCCAGCAGAAGAGCAAGGATTAATTTCTAGGGGGCAGTTATTAGCACGCATTAGTGGCGCTTTAGGCGGACGTGCTGCCGAACAAGTAATCTTTGGAGATGCAGAAGTAACTACAGGTGCGGGAGCAGATTTAGAATATATCTCCTCTTTAGCCAGACAAATGGTTACGCGCTTTGGAATGTCAAATTTAGGGCCTGTTTCACTAGAAAACCCCAATTCCGAGGTATTTTTAGGTAGGGAATTAATGTCGCGCTCAGAATATTCTGAGGAAATTTCATCTCGAATTGATGCTCAAGTGCGGGCAATAATAGACCATTGCTACACAGAAGCTTTGCGGCTGATTAGGGAAAATCGACATCTAGTAGATTGTTTAGTAGACATTTTATTAGATAAGGAAACTATAGAGGGTGAAGAGTTCCGTAAGATAGTGACCGAATATACTCAACGAGTGGAAAAACATTTAGCCGTGTAA
- a CDS encoding cyanophycinase — MLQLESQKDRTRMPQLTKTAVLVIGGAEDKVHGREILHTFFARAGAADARIAIFPSASREPTIIGDRYRSIFEEMGAKAIKVLDIREREQTEDPHFQEYIQECTGVFLTGGDQLRLCGLLADTPLIEKVRMRVHSGEITLAGTSAGAAVMGHHMIAGGGSGECPNRSLVDMATGLGIIPEVIVDQHFHNRNRMSRLMSAIAAHPDRLGIGIDEDTCAMFEKDGILQVMGKGTVTIIDPGKMSYTNHAAVSATDPVSLHNLQVHILGYGDRYHLHQRCIFPPEA, encoded by the coding sequence ATGCTGCAGCTAGAATCTCAGAAAGACAGAACTAGGATGCCCCAACTTACAAAAACCGCTGTTTTAGTTATTGGCGGTGCTGAAGACAAAGTGCATGGGCGCGAAATCCTACACACCTTTTTTGCACGTGCGGGGGCAGCAGATGCGCGGATTGCAATTTTTCCGTCTGCTTCTAGAGAACCGACAATTATAGGAGATCGCTATCGCAGCATCTTTGAGGAAATGGGCGCTAAGGCAATTAAGGTGCTAGATATACGTGAACGCGAGCAGACTGAAGATCCCCATTTTCAAGAGTACATTCAAGAGTGTACTGGCGTATTTTTAACTGGTGGAGACCAACTAAGGTTGTGTGGACTACTGGCAGATACTCCACTAATCGAAAAAGTGCGGATGCGGGTACATTCAGGTGAAATTACTTTAGCAGGAACCAGTGCGGGTGCAGCCGTAATGGGTCATCACATGATTGCTGGCGGTGGGAGTGGTGAATGTCCCAATCGTTCCTTGGTGGACATGGCAACAGGGTTAGGGATTATCCCAGAAGTGATTGTGGATCAGCACTTTCATAATCGTAATCGCATGAGTAGATTGATGAGTGCGATCGCAGCCCATCCAGACCGCCTGGGTATTGGTATTGATGAAGATACCTGCGCCATGTTTGAGAAAGATGGAATTTTGCAGGTGATGGGCAAAGGCACAGTGACGATCATCGATCCTGGCAAAATGTCTTATACAAATCATGCCGCCGTTAGTGCGACAGATCCGGTTAGCCTGCACAATCTTCAGGTACATATTCTTGGTTATGGCGATCGCTACCACTTACACCAACGATGTATATTTCCCCCAGAAGCGTAA